A window of Chlorobium phaeobacteroides DSM 266 genomic DNA:
GGCCGACTGTTCAATAACCACCCTGATTCCATGTTCGGTCAGAATCTGCACGCCGGCAGGAGAGATGGCGACCCGTCGTTCGTCCTGAGCGCGTTCTTTTGGAATACCGAGAACGATGTTCATCGTTTTTCCAGGCTTGATCAGCCAGCGCTCAAGGGTTTTTACTCCAAGCTCAAACTCAATACTTTCTGTATCACCACTGTATCCCATCAAGCAAATCGGGTAAAATGGTTTCGCCTTCTGTCGCAAGGAAAGGTGGGAGGAACCTTCACGTCAGGGGGCAGTTGCACTTATTTTGCTGTAATTTTTATTGTTTCAACAATGGGCAGCTTGTCGGCATCATTTTTCCGGCACACGGTTGCGGCGAGTCCTGGTACGGAGCATATGGCCTTCGATGCCGTATCAGCCAGACCCTTGAAGCTGTCAGATGCAATAGATACCGGACCCTGCATAAAAGGGAACGTTTCCAGAAACGTACTCATTGCGAGAAGTGAGGCATGGCCAAGACCGTCACCGATTTTTCCGAGGGTTTTTGCCGGATTTATTCTGCCATCCCTGACTCTCGAAAACACGTTTACCACACCACCGGGAAGCTGGTTGAGAACATTGTCCCCGATTGTTTGCGCATAGGTTATAAAACCGGGAACATTAAGCCCCACAACTATTCTTCGGAGATATTCAGCCCTTGAAAGAACCGATATTCTGCCCTCTTTTTTAATCGTGGTTCTGCAGGCAAGTCTTCCGCCCTCATTGAGTAATTTGGCTGAAATAAAAGTTTTTTCTTCTTCACCAGGATCCGAAAGGTACTCCGATCCTTCTTTTACATAAACAAAACAGCTCTGGCAGATTCCGTTACCGCCGCAAATATAACCGATATGGCTTTTATGATGTTGTGCAACACTAAGGAGCAGATCACCAACCCTGGTCTCGCACGGTTTGTCGTTAACATAGATGATCATGATCGTTGTGTTTATCCTTAAAAAACAAGGGGAACATTATGGATGAATATAAGCAATTAGATTCTTCACTCAATCACCTCTTTTTCACCCTTCAGGTGAGAACGGGTCGACGAAACGGAAGGAGCGGTACCGCAAAGCTGTCCGAAAGAATTCTCAAGTGATTCACAAACACAAAAGGCCTGAAAATCAGGCCTTTTGTGTTTGTGGTGGTTCAAGCGGGCACCCCGTTATGAGCGCCATGTGTTTTTATGGTGTGCGGAAGAGTTTTCCTGTTTCCATAACTCTTGCATCCACAGCTTTCAAGGGTGAGGCCTGCAACGTTATGAGTTCGGGGGGTTTCTGTGATGTTGTTTTCTGACAAAGCATTCTTTTCTTCCCCTGCTGAATCTCCCTGTATTGACTGAACAACAACCTGAACCACCTCGCCAATACTGCCGATAATATCAGTAAACAGTTGCCAGACATCAAGTTTGCCGTTGATGATTCTTTCCGTCTGAAGTATGACGGTTTCAGGAAATTTCACAAGAGCTTCCCAACCCATTTTTGCCGCATAAAGGGTAAGCTGCAGGGGATTTTGTTCATATATCTGTTTTACCTCTTCTATGGATGAGAGTATCTTTATCGTTCCTGGTTTTTCGATCGTTGCAAGACATGCCATTCTTGTGCCTTCCCTGATGAGAGTGTCAGAAAGCATCGCTTTTTCAGGCTCGCTCAAAGGTGAAAGGAGTTCCCCGCCTTCAAGTACTTTAACGTAGCAGGTCTGGCATATTCCGTTTCCACCGCAGAAATAACCGATATGGGCGTGATTTTTCCGCGCTGCATCAAGAAGCTTGTCGCCTGTATTAGCCTCGCACGATCGTTCATTTATTGTGATCTTCATGGTTCTATGGATTTTGATTTTGTTCCTTGATATTAACGCCATTTATCTTTCACAATTGTTATCAATTGCTAAAAGTTGCATTGAAGGATAAAAAAAAGTGAGATGGGGATGATCCTGTCAGAACGGGGCAGGGGAGATGCTTTCAATCAAGCCGGAGCGTTTTCGGTTTCTTTCGATCTTTGTTCCAGTTTTTTCAGCAGATCCCGGTACTTCCGGAGCAGTACGGCAGGAGTTTTATCACTCTCTTTTGGATGGCGAAGAACAAGTTTCATTTTTTTATCAGCTTTGAATCCCGGTTTGTAGTCTTGCATCCAGGGCTCCTGAACAGCGAGAAAGAGATAGTGAAAAAAAGTACTGTTGGCAATCGTTTCATTTGTCTGGTCGGGGAGAAACATCGTAAAGGTTTCAGGCTGTATATCGATTTTATCGATACCTGCGGCTGAAGCTGCGATTTTCAGCTTTGCCAGCAAAAGAAGATTTGCAACTTCCTCAGGAAGTTCTCCGAAACGGTCTTTCATCTCACTGTGAAAAGAATCAAGAACCTCTTCTGACGTCGCCCGGGAAATTTTTTCATAAAAAGCAAAGCGTTCGTGAATAGCGCTGATGTAGAAATCCGGAATAAGGGCATCGAAGAAAAAGGCCAGATCGCATGGTTTTGACGGCAACACAGCAGGACTCTCCTCATTTGAGAAAAGTTGGTAAAACTCAGTTGATTTAAGTTCAGCAACGGTCTCTTCAAGCATTTTCTGGTAGAGGTCGAAGCCGAGTTCATGGATAAACCCGGATTGTTCTGCGCCAAGAAGGTTGCCTGCGCCCCGGATGTCAAGATCCCTTAACGCTATGGTGAAGCCCGATCCAAGCTCAGTAAAGCTCTCAATAACAGCAAGCCGCTGCACAGCCTCTTTTTTCAGAGTATTCAAAGGGGGCGTAATCATATAACACGAGGCTTTTCGCTCACTTCTTCCGACTCTTCCCCGTAACTGGTACAGATCGGAAAGGCCGAACATGTCAGCCCGGTTGATGATAATGGTGTTTGCATTTGAAATATCCAGCCCGGAGCTTATAATCGAAGTAGAAATAAGGACATCAATTTCTTTCTGCATGAAGTCCATCATAACCTTTTCGAGCTCTTTCGACGGCATTTGACCATGCGCGATAACGATTCTTGCATATGGCACCAGATCCCTGAGAGTTTGTTGCACCTCTTCGAGACCCGAAATGCGGTTATGCAGGAAAAAAACCTGTCCATCCCGTTGCAGCTCATGACGGATGGCAGACTGGATAATGGTAGGGTCGTACCCTGTAAGTATGGTTTCAACCGGCTGACGGTTTTTAGGAGGGGTTGAGACAATCGAAAGATCTCTTGCGCCAAGCATTGAAAATTGCAGGGTTCTTGGTATCGGGGTGGCCGACATGGTCAGGCTGTCAACACCGGGAAAGGAGTCGCGAAGTTTTTCCTTGACTTCAACGCCAAAATGCTGTTCTTCGTCAATGACAAGAAGTCCGAGATCCTTGAACAGCACATCTTTGGAGACAAGCCGATGTGTTCCGATGACAATATCGATCTGACCGGCTTTGATTTTTTCGATAATTTTTTCCTGATCCTTACGAGCCACAAATCTGCTGAGTACTGCGATCGATATCGGAAAATTCTCGAATCTCCGGGTAAACGATTCGCCATGTTGATGAGCAAGAATGGTTGTCGGCGTCAGAATGGCAACCTGTTTTTTAGACTCTACCGCTTTGAACGCAGCTCTCATGGCGATTTCGGTTTTTCCAAACCCGGCATCCCCGCAGATAAGTCTGTCCATCGGATGGGACGCCTGCATATCTTTTTTAACCTCTTCGATTGCCTTGAGCTGGTCTGGCGTTTCATCAAACACAAACGATGCCTCGAATTCGCGGGTGAAAATGGTATCGGCACAACAGGCAAATCCCTCTGTCATCTTGCGTTTCGCATAGATTTTTATCAGGTTAATGGCAATGTCTCTGAGCTTTCGGCGAACCTTGTCCTTTTTTGCACCCCATTTTGAGCTTCCGAGTTTTGATAGTGACGGAAGCGAGCCCTCTGATGCGGTATATTTCGAAAGAAGATTGATATTCTGAACGTTGACAAAAAGTTGGTCACCCCCTTCATATTCGACAAGAACACACTCCTGCTCAGAGTTTCCTACTGATATGGTTTCAAGTGTTTTGAACCGTCCGATACCATAATTTTCGTGAACCACATAGTCGCCCACCTTGAGTTTTTGGAGATCTTTGAGAGATATACCCTTGATTTTCCTTTTGTGATGACCTTTTGGAGTATGAAATTTGCCGAAAATATCCGATTCGGTGTAGAGATCCAGATCGCCGAAGGTAAATCCGGTATAGAGGGTGACCGGTATCCAGTCGGCTTCAATGGTTTGTTCGGTTTCAGCGCCATGAATTTCCTCGGCAATGAAATCGGCAAGTTCCTCGATTTCGCGGCGTGAACTTGCGGCAAAAACCGTTCGACGGCCTGAATCCGACTCCTTTTGCAGACGCGATGCCAAAAGACGGAAGTTGGCATTATATTTTTCCTGGGCCGAGGAGTGAAAATCTATGGCGATGCCGGATGCCGGTTTTATTTTTATTTGTCTGAAACCGGAGAGCGCTGCTTCGAGTGAACAGGCATTTTCGAAAGCCGATAACTCGGTGCAGTCATCAATAATAATAATCGTTGATAGCGGAAGATAATCGGCAAGGACGATTTCTGCTGAAGCCTTCGAGCTCTCCGCAGGATTGAAATTGCCGGTCAACTCAGCAGCGGTGAGCGTTTTTTGCGAAAGCTGGCTGTTGATGTCAAAAGTACGGAGGGAAGAAACGGTGTTGCCGAAAAATTCGATTCTCAACGGTACCTTGGCTCCGAATGAAAAGACATCGACTATTGACCCGCGCACAGAAAATTCTCCCTCGTCCTCAACAAACTCACGCGGTTCAAAACCGTTTTCAGCAAGAAACGACAGCAGCTTTTCATAACCGGCTTCTTTTTCAACGGCAAGGGTGAAGAGTTTTTCCAGTGCTTCGGAAGGCGAAGAGAGCGGCAGTAAAAGATCGTCGAAAGAGGAGAGTATCAATGGATTTTTTTTCTGCACAAGGGCAACGAGCGCGAGAGGAAGTTCATCCGAAAAGGTATGGACTGGCGCATGAGGCAGCAGTCCGCCAAGATCATTTTCATACTTTTCAAAGCTGGTTTGACCGGAGACTACCAGAACCGGGCAGTCTGACTCACTGAAAAGCGTGCAGGCAAGAACCGATGAAAGCGAACCCTTGAGACCAGTAACCTCAACAGGGATAAGCGCACCTGTAGAGGAGATCGACTCTTCAATCCTTTTTTTAAGGTGAATATATGCCCCGGACTGTTGCAGCTCTCTGAAAAGCATGGAGGGATTTCTTTTCAAAACGGCGGTTGCCGGGGAGGTAGATGCGGATAACGTTTTCATATGAAGCTGACAAAACATATTTTCATGCTTGATTCGGGCGATACGGCAAAAGGCTGTTTCATCCATGAAGACAAGCTTTGGAAGGGCAAACGTTATATATGGAAAAAATTCTTGAACTGAAAGAGCTCAAAACATGGTACTCCACATCGGCCGGGATAGCAAAGGCTGTTGACGGCGTAAGTTTTTCGCTCGACAAAAATCAGACGCTCGGGGTTGTTGGCGAATCAGGGTGCGGAAAATCCGTTACGGCGCTCTCGGTTATGCGGCTTGTTCCCATGCCTCCCGGATATTTTGCCGGGGGAGAGATTCTCTGGAAAGGCAAGAATCTCCTGACCATTCCTGAAGAGGAGATGCGCCGGTTAAGAGGTAATGAGATCTCCATGATTTTTCAGGAACCGATGAGTTCTCTTAATCCGGTGTTTACCTGTGGCGCCCAGATTATGGAACAGATTCTTGTCCATCGTCCCGTAACACAGAGTGAAGCCAAAGCCCGATCGGTTGAGCTGCTTCACCTTGTGGGAATACCGAATCCTCTGGAGCGTTTCTCCTCATACCCCCATGAGCTTTCAGGCGGTATGCGCCAGCGGGTGATGATTGCCATGGCGCTCTCCTGTAATCCCCAGCTCCTTATAGCAGATGAGCCGACAACGGCACTCGATGTCACGGTTCAGGCCCAGATACTGGATCTTATCGGTACCCTTCAGGCTGATACCGGCATGAGTGTCATGCTGATAACCCATGACTTCGGAGTTGTCGCCGAGCTTTGTCAGGAGGTTATCGTGATGTATGCGTCAAGGGTCGTTGAGAAAGGTCGCGTCGACCAGATTTTCAGTAACCCCATGCATCCCTATACCCGAGGTCTTTTGAACTCCATTCCGAGACTGGGATCCCGCAATGAACGACTTCATGTTATTGAGGGAAATGTGCCCAGTGCGATTAATCTGCCTGATGGCTGCCGTTTTGCAGGACGTTGTCCTTTTGCCGAAGCGCAGTGCAGAGAAAAACAACCGCTGCTTGAACTCTGTGAAGCTGGCCATGAAGTTGCATGCTGGAAAGCCATCGATTCCACCTATGCAGATGAAATAAAAAGCAGACTGATGCAAAACATTATCTGATTCTCACGTTTTATCGGGCTTGTCTCCCGGATAAAATCTTTAACCATACTTATACTTGATAGTTATGTCAGACCCGCTGCTTCTTGTTGTTGAGGATGACCAGAATCTTGCAAAACTGCTTGGATACAATCTTGAACGTGCAGGGTACCGTCACCAGTTGTCTCCGACCGGTGAGGATGCGCTTGAGCAGCTTGCAAAACGACGGTTTGACCTTGTGTTGCTGGACCTCATGCTGCCAGGGATTGATGGTTTTGATGTATGCCGAAAAATTCGTCAGAACCAGTTGCTCAGAGATATTCCCATTATCATGCTGACGGCAAAAGGGGAGGAGATCGACAAGGTTCTCGGCTTTGAGCTTGGTATTGACGACTATGTTGTCAAACCGTTCAGTCCTCGCGAGCTGACGCTGAGAATTCGTGCCATACTGAAGCGCGACAGGCGTCAGAGTGCCCAGCATCAGGAGGTGTTGAGTGCTGCCGGTCTTGACGTCGATATCGTCCGCCATGAGGTGAAACTTGACGGAAAAGAAATCGTTCTGACGCTGATGGAGTTCAAGCTTCTTGTGGCTCTTCTGAAGCGCAAGGGTCAGGCACAGTCACGCGATATGCTCCTGAGCGATGTGTGGGAAGTCGATCGTTTCATCAATACCAGAACCATAGATACCCACATCACCAGACTTCGGGAAAAACTCGGTGTAACCGGAAGTATGATCAAAACCGTCCGCGGTCTTGGCTACAAGTTCGAGGAAGCAACGGAAAGCAGCAATGAATGCTAAAGTATCCGTTCGACTGGGCATTGTTTTCGGCCTGATTGTCTTTCTCTCCATTGCCCTGAGTTATCTCCTTCAGGGCAAGCTGATCAATGAACTTCTGCTTAAGAATATCCGTCAGGAGCTCTACAAAGAGCTTCGTTTGAGCCGCCAGGTGATCGACAGCCGTTCACCGATCTGGCTTGTTTCTGAAGAACCCGACCATTGGACCGACAACGTCGGGCGGGTTCTTGATGTTCGTGTCACCCTGATCGGAAAGGATGGCAGGGTGGCCGGTGATTCATACCTCTCCTTATCAGCACTTGCAAAAGTCCGCAATCATCTTCATCGGCCGGAAGTTAAAGAGGCCCTTTCAACAGGTTACGGTGAAGATATCCGTTACAGCGAAACCGTCAGGGAGCAGATGCTCTATATGGCTGTACCGGTCGGCGGCGAGGCACCTTATGCGGTACTGCGCTTTGCCAAACCTCTGTACGATATCGGCGAACTTGAATCCGAAGCAAGAAAGGGACTTGAAGGAGGTCTTCTCTGGGCACTACTGTTTTCTTTATTAATCGGAGGCTTGACGGCGTTATTGCTTGCCCGTCCTCTGCGTCGTATTGTGGACGCCGCAGAAAAATGCGTGCATGGAGACTATTCGGGTACCATTGCTGTGAACCGTGACGATGAAATCGGTAAAATGGCAAGAGCATTCAATTTCATGTCTGCAGAAATAAACACCATGCAGCGCAAGGAGGAGTGGTATCGCGCAGTACTTTCAGGCATTCGTGAGGCAATTATTGTTACCAATGCCGATGGCGAGATAATTCTTGTCAATCCCGCAGCCTCAAGAATGTTCCGTATCGACGGGGCTATGCTCAAATCACATCCGGTCAAGCAACTGGCCGATCAGAAACTCAGGGAGCTGTTCAGCGACGTCCATACAAAAAGGACAACACTGCAAAAAGAAGAGGTGTCGCTGGTTACCGTAAAAGGGAAGCGGACGATGCAGATCAGCTCCATGCCGGTAAAGAGGGATGGCCAGTTCGACGGCACGGTTTTTGTTCTCAACGACATCACCAAGCTTCGCAATCTCGAAAGAATCCGCAGGGATTTTGTATCAAGTGTTTCCCATGAACTGCGCACCCCGCTCACCAGCATCAAGGGTTATACGGAAACCCTGCTTGACGGAGCCATGCATGATCCGGAGCACGCAGCAGCCTTTCTCAGGATCATCCTTCAGGAGAGCGA
This region includes:
- a CDS encoding response regulator transcription factor — protein: MSDPLLLVVEDDQNLAKLLGYNLERAGYRHQLSPTGEDALEQLAKRRFDLVLLDLMLPGIDGFDVCRKIRQNQLLRDIPIIMLTAKGEEIDKVLGFELGIDDYVVKPFSPRELTLRIRAILKRDRRQSAQHQEVLSAAGLDVDIVRHEVKLDGKEIVLTLMEFKLLVALLKRKGQAQSRDMLLSDVWEVDRFINTRTIDTHITRLREKLGVTGSMIKTVRGLGYKFEEATESSNEC
- a CDS encoding ATP-binding protein, with amino-acid sequence MNAKVSVRLGIVFGLIVFLSIALSYLLQGKLINELLLKNIRQELYKELRLSRQVIDSRSPIWLVSEEPDHWTDNVGRVLDVRVTLIGKDGRVAGDSYLSLSALAKVRNHLHRPEVKEALSTGYGEDIRYSETVREQMLYMAVPVGGEAPYAVLRFAKPLYDIGELESEARKGLEGGLLWALLFSLLIGGLTALLLARPLRRIVDAAEKCVHGDYSGTIAVNRDDEIGKMARAFNFMSAEINTMQRKEEWYRAVLSGIREAIIVTNADGEIILVNPAASRMFRIDGAMLKSHPVKQLADQKLRELFSDVHTKRTTLQKEEVSLVTVKGKRTMQISSMPVKRDGQFDGTVFVLNDITKLRNLERIRRDFVSSVSHELRTPLTSIKGYTETLLDGAMHDPEHAAAFLRIILQESEQLTALVNDVLDLSRIESGKIDYRFAPTDLRSILQKSSELVLPAIEKKKIKLDMQFQEELPLVYADAAYLEIAVRNLLDNAVKYVEDTVGRIRVTAYKSESNVILEVHDNGLGIHPSDLDRIFERFYRADKARSRQSGGTGLGLAIVKHIVLAHKGTIEVHSRLNQGSVFRMSLPVSTV
- the mfd gene encoding transcription-repair coupling factor, which gives rise to MKTLSASTSPATAVLKRNPSMLFRELQQSGAYIHLKKRIEESISSTGALIPVEVTGLKGSLSSVLACTLFSESDCPVLVVSGQTSFEKYENDLGGLLPHAPVHTFSDELPLALVALVQKKNPLILSSFDDLLLPLSSPSEALEKLFTLAVEKEAGYEKLLSFLAENGFEPREFVEDEGEFSVRGSIVDVFSFGAKVPLRIEFFGNTVSSLRTFDINSQLSQKTLTAAELTGNFNPAESSKASAEIVLADYLPLSTIIIIDDCTELSAFENACSLEAALSGFRQIKIKPASGIAIDFHSSAQEKYNANFRLLASRLQKESDSGRRTVFAASSRREIEELADFIAEEIHGAETEQTIEADWIPVTLYTGFTFGDLDLYTESDIFGKFHTPKGHHKRKIKGISLKDLQKLKVGDYVVHENYGIGRFKTLETISVGNSEQECVLVEYEGGDQLFVNVQNINLLSKYTASEGSLPSLSKLGSSKWGAKKDKVRRKLRDIAINLIKIYAKRKMTEGFACCADTIFTREFEASFVFDETPDQLKAIEEVKKDMQASHPMDRLICGDAGFGKTEIAMRAAFKAVESKKQVAILTPTTILAHQHGESFTRRFENFPISIAVLSRFVARKDQEKIIEKIKAGQIDIVIGTHRLVSKDVLFKDLGLLVIDEEQHFGVEVKEKLRDSFPGVDSLTMSATPIPRTLQFSMLGARDLSIVSTPPKNRQPVETILTGYDPTIIQSAIRHELQRDGQVFFLHNRISGLEEVQQTLRDLVPYARIVIAHGQMPSKELEKVMMDFMQKEIDVLISTSIISSGLDISNANTIIINRADMFGLSDLYQLRGRVGRSERKASCYMITPPLNTLKKEAVQRLAVIESFTELGSGFTIALRDLDIRGAGNLLGAEQSGFIHELGFDLYQKMLEETVAELKSTEFYQLFSNEESPAVLPSKPCDLAFFFDALIPDFYISAIHERFAFYEKISRATSEEVLDSFHSEMKDRFGELPEEVANLLLLAKLKIAASAAGIDKIDIQPETFTMFLPDQTNETIANSTFFHYLFLAVQEPWMQDYKPGFKADKKMKLVLRHPKESDKTPAVLLRKYRDLLKKLEQRSKETENAPA
- a CDS encoding 2Fe-2S iron-sulfur cluster-binding protein translates to MKITINERSCEANTGDKLLDAARKNHAHIGYFCGGNGICQTCYVKVLEGGELLSPLSEPEKAMLSDTLIREGTRMACLATIEKPGTIKILSSIEEVKQIYEQNPLQLTLYAAKMGWEALVKFPETVILQTERIINGKLDVWQLFTDIIGSIGEVVQVVVQSIQGDSAGEEKNALSENNITETPRTHNVAGLTLESCGCKSYGNRKTLPHTIKTHGAHNGVPA
- a CDS encoding 2Fe-2S iron-sulfur cluster-binding protein; translation: MIIYVNDKPCETRVGDLLLSVAQHHKSHIGYICGGNGICQSCFVYVKEGSEYLSDPGEEEKTFISAKLLNEGGRLACRTTIKKEGRISVLSRAEYLRRIVVGLNVPGFITYAQTIGDNVLNQLPGGVVNVFSRVRDGRINPAKTLGKIGDGLGHASLLAMSTFLETFPFMQGPVSIASDSFKGLADTASKAICSVPGLAATVCRKNDADKLPIVETIKITAK
- a CDS encoding ABC transporter ATP-binding protein yields the protein MEKILELKELKTWYSTSAGIAKAVDGVSFSLDKNQTLGVVGESGCGKSVTALSVMRLVPMPPGYFAGGEILWKGKNLLTIPEEEMRRLRGNEISMIFQEPMSSLNPVFTCGAQIMEQILVHRPVTQSEAKARSVELLHLVGIPNPLERFSSYPHELSGGMRQRVMIAMALSCNPQLLIADEPTTALDVTVQAQILDLIGTLQADTGMSVMLITHDFGVVAELCQEVIVMYASRVVEKGRVDQIFSNPMHPYTRGLLNSIPRLGSRNERLHVIEGNVPSAINLPDGCRFAGRCPFAEAQCREKQPLLELCEAGHEVACWKAIDSTYADEIKSRLMQNII